CGCTGCTGCGCAGCACCGCAGGGGCCGTGGTGACCTACTGCCTGCTGCTCTTCAGCGGCCCCATCGCGCTGGGCCTGCTGCTCGCCGTCAGCGGCGGCGCAGGGTGGGTGACCGAGCTGATGCGCTTCGAGATCTTCGCGCTGCAGCGTCAGTTCATTGCGGGCTCGGCCTCGATGAGCACTGACCTCCCGGTGCCGCTGGCAGGACTGCTGCTGCTGGTGTGGGCCGGTGCTGCCGTGATTCCGGGCTGGCTGGTCTTCCGCCGTCGGGATGCCTGACCCCCACGCCTGGCGAGACCGGGCTGACTCCGATCGTGCAGACCCACTCGGTACAGTCGAGGCTGTGAAGACTCAGGCCGCGCCCGAACCCTCAGCGGGGCAGTCGATGCCTCCCGGCTTCGAGGAGCTGGGCATCGTGCGCCGACGGGGCGTGCGCGGCTGGTTCCGCCGACACCCGAGGTGCATGGACGCCGTCGTCGTCGGGGTCTACCTCTTGCTGAGCCTGTGGGTCTATCCCTACGCCTTCTATGATCTGGGCGATCGCGCGTGGTGGCTGCTGCTCGGCTACGGGGTGATCGCCGGGGCACTGTTGTTCCGGCGATCCCACCCCATCCCGGCGCTTGCGCTGATCACCCTCGCCGAGGGGTGCATGCTGCTGCTCTACCCCTGGCAGGGCGGCCAGATGCTCGGTCTGTGCTTCGCCGCCTACGCCGTGGCACGGAACCGTGGGCTCCTCATCGGGCTGCTCATCTCGCTTCCGGCCTGCGTGCTCGGATATCTGCCCTTCCTGCGCAATGATCAGTGGAACGCCGAGCACGGGCGCAGCTGGTGGATGGAGAACTACTACGAGCCCATGGGCCTGAGTGAGATCCAGTCCTTCAGCGTGCTCGCCGTGACACTGTTCTTCAGTGTGGGCATCTCCGCGGGAATCGGTGCGGCGGTGCGCCGCGGGCGCAGCCACGAGCAGGAGGTCCTGGAGTGGGCCCGGCGCACGCAGTCCTACGCCCGCGTCGCCGAGCGCAACCGGATCGCGCGAGAGATGCATGATGTGATCGCCCATTCCCTCTCGGTGATGATCTCCCTGGCCGACGGCGCGCGCATCGTGGCGCGCAAGGATCCCCACCGCGCCGGGGAGGTCCTCGAAGAGCTCTCCGACACCGGGCGCACCGCCCTGGGAGACATGCGCCGAGTGATCGGGGTGCTGCGCGAGGGCCAGGACGTCGAAGCCGCGCGTCGGCCCATCGGAGACTCCCTGGAGGAGCTCTACGAGGGATTCCGGCAGGCGGGCCTCCCGCTCACCGTGAGTCTCACCGGTCCGCAGCTGCCCGAGGACGCCGGGTTCGGACTCACCGTGCACCGGATCATCCAGGAGTCGCTGACCAATGTGCTGCGCTACGGTCGCCAGGTCACCGACGTCACGGTGACCATCGAGCACCGCCCGGGCCCCGACGCGGAGGAGGCCCGCCGACTGCGCTCCGAAGGCCTGAGCT
The nucleotide sequence above comes from Nesterenkonia halotolerans. Encoded proteins:
- a CDS encoding sensor histidine kinase, with the translated sequence MKTQAAPEPSAGQSMPPGFEELGIVRRRGVRGWFRRHPRCMDAVVVGVYLLLSLWVYPYAFYDLGDRAWWLLLGYGVIAGALLFRRSHPIPALALITLAEGCMLLLYPWQGGQMLGLCFAAYAVARNRGLLIGLLISLPACVLGYLPFLRNDQWNAEHGRSWWMENYYEPMGLSEIQSFSVLAVTLFFSVGISAGIGAAVRRGRSHEQEVLEWARRTQSYARVAERNRIAREMHDVIAHSLSVMISLADGARIVARKDPHRAGEVLEELSDTGRTALGDMRRVIGVLREGQDVEAARRPIGDSLEELYEGFRQAGLPLTVSLTGPQLPEDAGFGLTVHRIIQESLTNVLRYGRQVTDVTVTIEHRPGPDAEEARRLRSEGLSSADQAALGMPATGQVVLTITDDGLHPAHGERRESMGSGQGIHGMEERAGFYNGSVYAGPAPRRGWMVRADLEPPQKG